A genomic segment from Gossypium hirsutum isolate 1008001.06 chromosome D04, Gossypium_hirsutum_v2.1, whole genome shotgun sequence encodes:
- the LOC107959425 gene encoding F-box protein PP2-B10, giving the protein MKTEVSGMEERKVKGEVMCGTLDLTALPLDCVTLIISLTSPRDACRLSLVSTAFNSAAESDAVWESFLPSQYQELIPSSLSFSSKKQLYLSLCENPLLIEAGRKSFWLERVSGKKCYMLSPRDLSIIWSDTPDYWRWVSIPEARFDEVAELLHVCWFEIRGRISISMLSPMTHYKAYLVFQADNVYGFDYHPVNLSVGVVGTEGSKRSAYLQPKKGRRRLYSQIREEQPTPGDDVQFPKARVDRWLEVEMGEFFNEGCVDDGELEMSAVEIEGGNWKGSLIFQGIEIRAITPN; this is encoded by the exons ATGAAAACCGAGGTTTCtggaatggaagaaagaaaagtaAAGGGAGAGGTTATGTGCGGCACTCTCGACCTGACTGCTCTCCCACTAGATTGTGTCACCCTCATTATTTCCTTGACCTCCCCTCGAGATGCCTGTAGATTGTCGCTTGTTTCAACTGCTTTTAATTCGGCTGCTGAATCCGATGCTGTTTGGGAAAGCTTCTTGCCATCCCAATACCAGGAATTAATTCCCTCATCGCTCTCTTTCTCGTCCAAGAAACAACTTTATCTTAGCCTCTGTGAAAATCCCCTTCTCATTGAAGCTGGACGAAAG AGTTTTTGGCTCGAAAGAGTGAGTGGGAAGAAATGTTACATGCTGTCACCCAGGGACCTCTCCATTATATGGAGTGACACCCCAGATTATTGGAGATGGGTGTCTATACCCGAGGCCAG GTTTGACGAGGTAGCAGAGCTTCTGCACGTTTGCTGGTTTGAAATCCGTGGAAGGATTAGTATCTCCATGCTTTCACCCATGACGCACTACAAGGCTTACCTTGTTTTCCAAGCAGATAATGTTTATGGGTTTGACTATCATCCAGTGAATCTTAGTGTTGGAGTTGTTGGCACTGAAGGTAGCAAGAGAAGTGCCTATTTGCAACCAAAAAAAGGACGGAGACGGCTATATTCGCAGATAAGAGAGGAACAACCTACACCGGGTGATGATGTTCAGTTCCCAAAGGCTAGAGTAGACAGGTGGTTAGAGGTTGAGATGGGTGAGTTCTTCAATGAGGGATGCGTTGATGATGGGGAACTGGAAATGAGTGCAGTGGAGATTGAGGGCGGTAACTGGAAAGGTAGCCTCATTTTCCAGGGGATTGAGATCAGGGCCATCACACCTAATTGA
- the LOC107959426 gene encoding uncharacterized protein produces the protein MATALPSTVWHATKFQPQPPLLQRRRPLLVQSFRRSDFDTFTRRMASGEALKDAWRTANDGFEQFVFEAKKTAERLDRQYSVSRRLSSAAQSAADRAREIDREFEIGLRWRTFSMDFSRNWPRYRKQLNDFLDTPWGRSFATIFFLWFALSGWMFRCLIFATWILPFAGPLLIGTVANNLVIKGACPACKRQFVGYKNQIVRCVSCGNIVWQPEGDFFRRDSKGTNSRKSEPDIIDIEFEEK, from the exons ATGGCCACAGCTCTGCCATCTACGGTATGGCACGCAACAAAGTTTCAGCCGCAACCTCCGCTTCTTCAGCGTCGGCGCCCCTTATTAGTCCAATCCTTTAGGCGGAGCGACTTCGACACCTTCACTCGCCGCATGGCTTCTGGTGAGGCCTTGAAGGACGCCTGGCGAACCGCCAACGACGGCTTCGAGCAATTCGTCTTTGAAGCTAAAAAGACCGCTGAACGCTTAGACCGCCAGTACTCCGTTTCCCGCCGGCTCTCCTCCGCCGCCCAATCCGCTGCGGACCGTGCTCGTGAGATTGACCGGGAGTTCGAGATTGGACTCCGTTGGCGGACTTTTTCTATGGATTTTAGTAGAAATTGGCCTAGG TACAGGAAGCAGCTAAATGATTTCTTGGATACTCCATGGGGAAGAAGTTTTGCT ACAATTTTCTTCCTTTGGTTTGCATTATCTGGTTGGATGTTTCGATGCTTAATATTTGCCACATGGATACTACCATTTGCTGGACCTCTTCTCATTGGGACTGTTGCCAATAATCTTGTTATTAAG GGTGCTTGTCCAGCTTGTAAGAGACAGTTTGTTGGCTATAAAAACCAAATAGTACGTTGTGTGAGCTGTGGAAACATTGTATGGCAACCCGAAGGAGACTTCTTTCGCAGAGATAGCAAGGGCACCAATTCAAGAAAGTCAGAGCCTGACATTATCGACATTGAATTTGAGGAGAAATGA
- the LOC107959427 gene encoding indole-3-acetic acid-amido synthetase GH3.17 — protein MCGSSPMNLIIFSVGRDSIANSQSIPKKKTEKAVWISVIGLMATNGYEGGLMMIEELTTNAQQIQDEELGEILSRNAGTEYLRGFLHGQTEKQLFKKNVPIVTYEDLKPYIDRIANGETSDILVAEPVTGFYLSSGTSGGQPKLIPVTAEYLKKGPLVGTFSEPPTMRHFGDINQAGKRMELMFARPEIETPSGLKAATFSTSMYSESKFRTNLPKLYTSPIETIFCPDPNQGLYCQLLFGLIQRDEVVKVGSLFASTVLRGIKFLENHWQELCYDIKTGRLSDWITDSGCRNAASLIMKPNPEQADLIESICNYKSWEGIIRKLWTKARYIGCICTGAMRQYTTELEFYCRGLPLVSAFYACSETFCGLNLEPLCKPCDISYTLLPNMAYFEFLPVKNERDESFEMKSNDEDTELVDLVNVKVGQCYELVVSTCAGLYRYKVGDVLMVSGFYNNAPQFQFLERKNVILSVDHEKTSETDLFKAVTEAKALLDPLGFILTEYTSYVDTSSAPGHYVLFWEIKGKEGKHCKELDPKIMVECCSRMEESLHYTYKIYRKRSIIAALEIRVVKQGSFEALMDYFVSRGTSLSQYKKPNCIKSEEALKLLDSRVMGKYFSPKSPL, from the exons ATGTGTGGGTCAAGTCCCATGAATCTTATTATATTTAGCGTAGGTAGAGATTCCATTGCCAATAGCCAGAGCATCCccaaaaagaaaacagaaaaagcTGTGTGGATCTCAGTAATAGGGTTGATGGCAACGAATGGGTAtgaaggtgggttgatgatgatTGAGGAACTGACCACAAATGCTCAGCAAATTCAAGACGAGGAATTGGGGGAAATACTAAGTAGAAATGCAGGAACAGAGTATTTAAGGGGATTCCTCCATGGTCAAACCGAGAAGCAGCTCTTTAAGAAAAATGTTCCCATAGTTACGTATGAAGATCTCAAGCCTTACATAGATAGGATTGCTAATGGGGAGACATCAGATATCCTTGTAGCTGAACCCGTTACAGGGTTCTATCTAAG CTCTGGGACTTCAGGCGGGCAGCCAAAGCTGATTCCTGTCACTGCTGAATATCTTAAGAAGGGGCCATTAGTTGGAACCTTCAGCGAGCCTCCGACGATGAG GCACTTCGGTGACATCAACCAAGCCGGTAAAAGAATGGAGCTTATGTTTGCCAGACCAGAGATTGAAACTCCTAGTGGCCTCAAGGCAGCAACTTTTTCAACGAGCATGTACAGCGAGAGTAAGTTTAGAACCAATTTGCCTAAGCTTTACACAAGCCCCATTGAGACCATCTTTTGCCCAGACCCCAACCAGGGCCTATACTGTCAATTACTTTTTGGTTTAATCCAACGAGACGAGGTTGTCAAGGTTGGTTCACTCTTTGCATCTACGGTGCTAAGAGGTATCAAGTTTCTAGAAAATCACTGGCAAGAGCTATGCTATGACATAAAAACAGGTCGATTAAGCGATTGGATCACCGACTCAGGATGCAGAAATGCAGCATCATTGATCATGAAGCCTAATCCAGAGCAAGCTGACTTGATAGAGAGCATATGCAATTATAAATCATGGGAAGGAATAATCAGAAAGCTATGGACTAAAGCAAggtatattggttgtatttgtACTGGCGCTATGAGACAGTATACTACAGAACTTGAGTTCTATTGCCGAGGGCTCCCTTTAGTTTCAGCTTTCTATGCTTGCTCGGAAACTTTTTGTGGGCTTAACTTAGAACCTCTATGCAAACCTTGTGATATCTCCTACACATTACTCCCTAACATGGCTTACTTTGAATTCCTTCCTGTGAAGAATGAACGTGATGAATCTTTTGAAATGAAGAGCAACGATGAAGATACTGAACTTGTTGATCTTGTAAATGTGAAGGTTGGTCAATGTTATGAACTAGTTGTCTCAACTTGTGCAG GATTATATCGATATAAAGTTGGAGATGTTCTTATGGTGAGTGGTTTCTACAATAATGCACCTCAATTCCAATTTCTGGAGAGGAAAAATGTTATCCTAAGTGTTGATCATGAAAAAACAAGCGAAACAGACCTTTTCAAGGCTGTGACAGAAGCAAAGGCTCTTCTCGATCCACTCGGATTCATCTTGACGGAGTACACTAGCTATGTTGATACTTCTTCAGCACCAGGTCACTATGTCTTATTTTGGGAGATCAAGGGAAAAGAAGGGAAGCATTGCAAAGAGCTTGACCCAAAGATAATGGTAGAGTGTTGCTCTAGAATGGAAGAGTCATTGCATTATACATATAAAATCTATAGGAAAAGGAGCATAATTGCAGCTCTAGAGATTAGGGTGGTAAAGCAAGGAAGTTTTGAGGCACTAATGGATTATTTTGTGTCCAGAGGAACTTCATTGAGCCAATACAAAAAACCTAATTGCATTAAATCTGAGGAAGCCTTGAAGCTATTAGATTCGAGAGTGATGGGAAAGTATTTCAGCCCCAAATCACCGTTATAA
- the LOC107959431 gene encoding indole-3-acetic acid-amido synthetase GH3.17-like, with product MATNGCEGRLKMIEELTTNAEQIQDEVLGEILSRNAGTEYLRGYLHGQTEKQLFKKNVPIVTYEDLKPYINRIANGETSDILLAEPITGFFLSSGTSGGQPKLMPVTAEVANKWELFRGLYESPAIKHFGDINQAGKRLELMFGRPEIETPSGLKAASVSTSIYNECNFRTILSKLYTSPIETIFCPDPNQGLYCQLLFGLIQRDEVVKVGSVFASTVLRGIKFVENHWQELCYDIKTGQLSDWITDSGCRNAASLVMKPNPEQADLIETICNCKSWEGIIRKLWPKARYIGCICTGIMRQYTTELEFYSRGLPLVSDLYACSEAICGINLEPLRKPCDVSYTFLPNMAYFEFLPVKNEGDGSIEMKSNNEDTELVDLVNVKAGQCYELVVTTCAGLYRYKVGDVLMVSGFYNNAPQFQFVERKNVILSVDQEKTSETDLFKAVTEAKALLDPLGFILTEYTSYVDTSSAPGHYVLFWEIKGKEGKHCKELDPKIMVECCSRMEESLHYTYKIYRKRNIIAALEIRVVKQGSFEALMDYFVSKGTSLSQYKKPSCIKSEEALKILDSRVIGKYFSPKPPL from the exons ATGGCAACGAATGGGTGTGAAGGTAGGTTGAAGATGATTGAGGAACTGACCACAAATGCTGAGCAAATTCAAGACGAGGTATTGGGGGAAATACTAAGTCGAAATGCAGGAACAGAGTATTTAAGGGGATACCTCCATGGTCAAACCGAGAAGCAGCTCTTTAAGAAAAATGTTCCCATAGTTACTTATGAAGATCTCAAGCCTTACATAAATAGGATTGCTAATGGGGAGACATCAGATATCCTTTTAGCTGAACCCATTACAGGGTTCTTTCTAAG CTCTGGGACTTCAGGCGGGCAGCCAAAGCTGATGCCTGTCACTGCTGAAGTTGCTAATAAGTGGGAATTATTTCGTGGCTTGTACGAGTCTCCTGCGATAAA GCACTTTGGTGACATCAACCAAGCCGGTAAAAGACTGGAGCTTATGTTTGGCAGACCAGAGATTGAAACTCCTAGTGGCCTCAAGGCAGCATCTGTTTCAACGAGCATATACAACGAGTGTAATTTTAGAACCATTTTGTCTAAGCTTTACACAAGCCCCATTGAGACCATCTTTTGCCCAGACCCCAACCAGGGCTTATACTGTCAATTACTTTTTGGTTTAATCCAACGAGACGAGGTTGTCAAGGTTGGTTCAGTCTTTGCATCTACAGTGTTAAGAGGTATCAAGTTTGTAGAAAATCACTGGCAAGAGCTATGCTATGACATAAAAACAGGTCAATTAAGCGATTGGATCACCGACTCAGGATGCAGAAATGCAGCATCATTGGTCATGAAGCCTAATCCAGAACAGGCTGACTTGATAGAAACTATATGTAATTGTAAATCATGGGAAGGAATAATCAGAAAGTTATGGCCTAAAGCAAggtatattggttgtatttgtACTGGCATTATGAGACAGTATACTACAGAACTCGAGTTCTATTCCAGAGGGCTCCCTTTAGTTTCAGATTTATATGCTTGCTCGGAAGCTATTTGTGGGATTAACTTAGAACCTCTACGCAAACCTTGTGATGTCTCCTACACATTTCTCCCTAACATGGCTTACTTCGAATTCCTTCCAGTAAAGAATGAAGGTGATGGATCTATTGAAATGAAGAGCAACAATGAAGATACTGAACTTGTTGATCTTGTAAATGTGAAGGCTGGTCAGTGTTATGAACTAGTTGTCACAACCTGTGCAG gATTATATCGATATAAAGTTGGAGATGTTCTTATGGTGAGTGGTTTCTACAATAATGCACCTCAATTCCAATTTGTGGAGAGGAAAAATGTTATTCTAAGTGTTGATCAGGAAAAAACAAGCGAAACAGACCTTTTCAAGGCTGTGACAGAAGCAAAGGCTCTTCTCGATCCACTGGGATTCATCTTGACAGAGTACACTAGCTACGTTGATACTTCTTCAGCACCAGGTCACTATGTCTTATTTTGGGAGATCAAGGGAAAAGAAGGCAAGCATTGCAAAGAACTTGACCCAAAG ATAATGGTAGAGTGTTGCTCTAGAATGGAAGAGTCATTGCATTATACATATAAAATCTATAGGAAAAGGAACATAATTGCAGCTCTGGAGATTAGGGTGGTAAAGCAAGGAAGTTTTGAGGCACTAATGGATTATTTTGTGTCCAAAGGAACTTCATTGAGCCAATACAAAAAACCTAGTTGTATTAAATCTGAGGAAGCCTTGAAGATACTAGATTCGAGAGTGATAGGAAAGTATTTCAGCCCCAAACCACCGTTATAA
- the LOC107960880 gene encoding indole-3-acetic acid-amido synthetase GH3.17 isoform X2, with protein sequence MATNGNEGGLKMIEELTTNAEQIQDEELGEILSRNAGTEYLRGFLHGQTEKQLFKKNVPIVTYEDLKPYIDRIANGETSDILLAEPVTGFFLSSGTSGGQPKLIPVSAEYHKKGALVGTFAQSPMMRHFGDINQAGKRMELMFARPEIETPSGLKAASVSTSIYNESKFRTN encoded by the exons ATGGCAACGAATGGGAATGAAGGTGGGTTGAAGATGATTGAGGAACTGACCACAAATGCTGAGCAAATTCAAGACGAGGAATTGGGGGAAATACTAAGTAGAAATGCAGGAACAGAGTATTTAAGGGGATTCCTCCATGGTCAAACCGAGAAGCAGCTCTTTAAGAAAAATGTTCCCATAGTTACGTATGAAGATCTCAAGCCTTACATAGATAGGATTGCTAATGGGGAGACATCAGATATCCTTTTAGCTGAACCCGTTACAGGGTTCTTTCTAAG CTCTGGGACTTCAGGCGGGCAGCCAAAGCTGATTCCTGTCAGTGCTGAATATCATAAGAAGGGGGCATTAGTTGGAACCTTCGCCCAGTCTCCGATGATGAG GCACTTCGGTGACATCAACCAAGCCGGTAAAAGAATGGAGCTTATGTTTGCCAGACCAGAGATTGAAACTCCTAGTGGCCTCAAGGCAGCATCTGTTTCAACGAGCATATACAACGAGAGTAAGTTTAGAACCAATTAG
- the LOC107960880 gene encoding indole-3-acetic acid-amido synthetase GH3.15 isoform X1, translating to MATNGNEGGLKMIEELTTNAEQIQDEELGEILSRNAGTEYLRGFLHGQTEKQLFKKNVPIVTYEDLKPYIDRIANGETSDILLAEPVTGFFLSSGTSGGQPKLIPVSAEYHKKGALVGTFAQSPMMRYEPISISCFQLFIQLHVKSNLLLIDQLRIKIPCLDLPLTINCGLLLRLNKKIEVNYVVTHLTIKSSKKNC from the exons ATGGCAACGAATGGGAATGAAGGTGGGTTGAAGATGATTGAGGAACTGACCACAAATGCTGAGCAAATTCAAGACGAGGAATTGGGGGAAATACTAAGTAGAAATGCAGGAACAGAGTATTTAAGGGGATTCCTCCATGGTCAAACCGAGAAGCAGCTCTTTAAGAAAAATGTTCCCATAGTTACGTATGAAGATCTCAAGCCTTACATAGATAGGATTGCTAATGGGGAGACATCAGATATCCTTTTAGCTGAACCCGTTACAGGGTTCTTTCTAAG CTCTGGGACTTCAGGCGGGCAGCCAAAGCTGATTCCTGTCAGTGCTGAATATCATAAGAAGGGGGCATTAGTTGGAACCTTCGCCCAGTCTCCGATGATGAGGTATGAACCCATATCAATTTCTTGTTTTCAGCTTTTCATTCAACTGCATGTGAAATCAAACCTTTTACTCATTGACCAATTACGGATAAAAATCCCCTGCCTAGACTTGCCATTAACAATAAATTGCGGTTTACTTctccgattaaataaaaagatagagGTAAACTACGTAGTTACTCATCTAACaattaaaagttcaaaaaaaaattgttag
- the LOC107959428 gene encoding indole-3-acetic acid-amido synthetase GH3.17, giving the protein MATNGCEGRLKMIAELTTNAEQIQDEVLGEILSRNAGTEYLRGYLHGQTEKQLFKKNVPIVTYEDLKPYIDRIANGETSDILLAEPITGFFLSSGTSGGQPKLMPVTAEVANKWELFRGLYESPAMKHFGDINQAGKRLELMFARPEIETPSGLKAASVSTSIYNECNFRANLPKLYTSPVETIFCPDPNQGLYCQLLFGLIQRDEVVKVGSVFASTVLRGIKFLENHWQELCYDIKTGRLSDWITDSGCRNAASLVMKPNPEQADLIETICNCKSWEGIIRKLWPKARYICCICTGIMRQYTTELEFYCRGLPLVSDLYACSEAICGMNLEPLCKPCDISYTFLPNMAYFEFLPVKNEGDGSIEMKSNNEDTELVDLVNVKAGQCYELVVTTCAGLYRYKVGDVLMVSGFYNNAPQFQFVERKNVILSVDQEKTSETDLFKAVTEAKALLDPLGFILTEYTSYVDTSSAPGHYVLFWEIKGKEGTHCKELDPKIMVECCSRMEESLHYTYKIYRKRNIIAALEIRVVKQGSFEALMDYYVSKGTSLSQYKKPSCIKSEEAMKILDSRVIGKYFSPKSPL; this is encoded by the exons ATGGCAACGAATGGGTGTGAAGGTAGGTTGAAGATGATTGCGGAACTGACCACAAATGCTGAGCAAATTCAAGACGAGGTATTGGGGGAAATACTAAGTCGAAATGCAGGAACAGAGTATTTAAGGGGATACCTCCATGGTCAAACCGAGAAGCAGCTCTTTAAGAAAAATGTTCCCATAGTTACTTATGAAGATCTCAAGCCTTACATAGATAGGATTGCTAATGGGGAGACATCAGATATCCTTTTAGCTGAACCCATTACAGGGTTCTTTTTAAG CTCTGGGACTTCAGGCGGGCAGCCAAAGCTGATGCCTGTCACTGCTGAAGTTGCTAATAAGTGGGAATTATTTCGTGGCTTGTACGAGTCTCCTGCGATGAA GCACTTTGGTGACATCAACCAAGCCGGTAAAAGACTGGAGCTTATGTTTGCCAGACCAGAGATTGAAACTCCTAGTGGCCTCAAGGCAGCATCTGTTTCAACGAGCATATACAACGAGTGTAATTTTAGAGCCAATTTGCCTAAGCTTTACACAAGCCCCGTTGAGACCATCTTTTGCCCAGACCCCAACCAGGGCTTATACTGTCAATTACTTTTTGGTTTAATCCAACGAGACGAAGTTGTCAAGGTTGGTTCAGTCTTTGCATCTACGGTGCTAAGAGGTATCAAGTTTCTAGAAAATCACTGGCAAGAGCTATGCTATGACATAAAAACAGGTCGATTAAGCGATTGGATCACCGACTCAGGATGCAGAAATGCAGCATCATTGGTCATGAAGCCTAATCCAGAACAGGCTGACTTGATAGAAACTATATGTAATTGTAAATCATGGGAAGGAATAATCAGAAAGTTATGGCCTAAAGCAAGGTATATTTGCTGCATTTGTACTGGCATTATGAGACAGTATACTACAGAACTCGAGTTCTATTGCAGAGGGCTCCCTTTAGTTTCAGATTTATATGCTTGCTCGGAAGCTATTTGTGGGATGAACTTAGAACCTCTATGCAAACCTTGTGATATCTCCTACACATTTCTCCCTAACATGGCTTACTTCGAATTCCTTCCAGTAAAGAATGAAGGTGATGGATCTATTGAAATGAAGAGCAACAATGAAGATACTGAACTTGTTGATCTTGTAAATGTGAAGGCTGGTCAGTGTTATGAACTAGTTGTCACAACTTGTGCAG GATTATATCGATATAAAGTTGGAGATGTTCTTATGGTGAGTGGTTTCTACAATAATGCACCTCAATTCCAATTTGTGGAGAGGAAAAATGTTATCCTAAGTGTTGATCAGGAAAAAACAAGCGAAACAGACCTTTTCAAGGCTGTGACAGAAGCAAAGGCTCTTCTCGATCCACTCGGATTCATCTTGACAGAGTACACTAGCTACGTTGATACTTCTTCTGCACCAGGTCACTATGTATTATTTTGGGAGATCAAGGGAAAAGAAGGCACGCATTGCAAAGAACTTGACCCAAAGATAATGGTAGAGTGTTGCTCTAGAATGGAAGAGTCATTGCATTATACATATAAAATCTATAGGAAAAGGAACATAATTGCAGCTTTGGAGATTAGGGTGGTAAAGCAAGGAAGTTTTGAGGCACTAATGGATTACTATGTGTCCAAAGGAACTTCATTGAGCCAATACAAAAAACCTAGTTGCATTAAATCTGAGGAAGCCATGAAGATATTAGATTCAAGAGTGATAGGAAAGTATTTCAGCCCCAAATCACCGTTATAA